Proteins encoded by one window of Misgurnus anguillicaudatus chromosome 4, ASM2758022v2, whole genome shotgun sequence:
- the ormdl3 gene encoding ORM1-like protein 3, translated as MNVGTAHSEVNPNTRVMNSRGIWLSYVLGIGLLHIILLSIPFVSVPVVWTLTNLIHNMCMYIFLHTVKGTPFETPDQGKARLLTHWEQMDYGVQFTASRKFLTITPIILYFLTSFYTKYDRIHFIINTISLLTVLIPKLPQFHGVRLFGINKY; from the exons ATGAATGTGGGCACGGCGCACAGTGAAGTGAATCCGAACACGCGTGTGATGAACAGCAGGGGCATATGGCTCTCCTATGTACTTGGCATCGGCCTTCTACACATCATATTGCTCAGCATACCCTTTGTCAGCGTGCCTGTTGTTTGGACCCTTACCAACCTCATCCACAACATG TGCATGTATATCTTCCTCCACACGGTCAAAGGGACGCCATTTGAGACCCCGGACCAAGGCAAGGCCCGACTGCTGACCCACTGGGAACAGATGGACTACGGGGTTCAGTTCACCGCCTCTCGGAAGTTTCTTACCATCACCCCTATTATTCT GTACTTCCTCACCAGTTTCTATACCAAATATGACAGAATCCACTTCATCATCAACACCATTTCTCTGCTCACCGTGCTTATCCCTAAACTGCCACAGTTTCACGGGGTCCGTCTCTTTGGCATTAATAAGTACTGA